In the genome of Xanthomonas hortorum pv. pelargonii, the window GTTGCGGCTCCCTCCGGCGCCGGCAAGAGCAGCATCGTCAACGCCACCCTGGCGCGTGATCCCAAGATTGCCTTGTCGATCTCGTTCACCTCGCGCGCGCCGCGGCCCGGCGAGCGGCATGCCGAGCACTATCACTTCGTCTCCGCCGACGAGTTCCAGGGCATGATCGAAGCGGGCGACTTCTTCGAATATGCGCTGGTGCATGGCGATTGGAAGGGCACCGCGCGGCAGTCGGTGGAGCCGCAGCTGGCTGCCGGCCACGATGTGCTGCTGGAAATCGACTGGCAGGGCGCGCGCCAGGTGCGCCAGAAAGTCCCCGACGCGGTCAGCGTCTTCATCCTGCCGCCTTCGCGCCAGGCGCTGGACGAGCGCATGCGCAAGCGCGGCCAGGACAGTGAAGACGTGATGGCGCAGCGCCTGGCCGCCGCACGCGAAGAGATGCTGCACTTCGAAGAATTCGATTACGTGATCATCAACGAGACCTTCGAGACGGCGGTGTCGGAGATGTGCGCGATCTTCACCGCCAGCCGGCTGCGTCGGCAGGCGCAGCAGCAGCGGCATGCCGGCCTGATCCAGGCGCTGCTTGACTGAGTTCCTGGTGTGGTAGGTGGAGCGGCGATCATCGGTGTCACGGCGCGATGACGCTGCAGCTGAACATCGCATTCGGCCTGCGTGTCGCTGCGGCTTAGGGGAACGGCCGGGCCAGGCGTGCGGGGCTGTTCTGCGCACCAGGAGGCGCTGCGTCTCGATCGATTTGTTCCAAGTGGCTGATTCCAAAGCAAACTGAACGACAGCCGGTTGCCCGCCCAGCGGCCCGGGCGTACACTCCGCCCCCTTTCCCTCATTCGATGCGCGGCCGTTGCTGGTCGCCGGGAGCCCGCATGGCCCGCATTACCGTAGAAGATTGCCTGGAAGTCGTGAACAACCGTTTTGAGCTGGTCATGATGGCCTCCAAGCGCGCCCGTCAGCTCGCCAACGGCGTCCAGCCGTTGATCGAAAACGCAGACGCCAGCGACAAGCCCACCGTGATGGCGCTGCGCGAGATCGCCGCCCGCCGGATCGACAACGCGCTGATCGATGAAGTCGAGAAGGCCGAACGCGAGCGCGCCGAGCGCGAAGCGCTGGAATGGGCCGCCGCCGAAGTGGTCGCCGACGAAGACATGTCCAAAAACGACGATTGATTGCTCGCATCGCTGCGATCGATCCGAACAGCCCGCCTTGTGCGGGCTGTTTTCGTTTGCGGGCCGCTTTCGCGCGCGTAGTGCGCAAACGTTTGCCGTGACCGCGCCGCTGGCATAGTCTTCCGCCATGAACCCAGGCCCCACTGCCCAGGCGACCGTCGTGACGTCCTCGTCTCCCGACCCGGCCATCCCCGATTACGTCCTGCACCTCGAACGCGCTGCCAGCTACCTTCCCAAGGAGCAGCTGCCGATCCTGCGCCGTGCCTGGGAAGTGGGTGCCACCGCGCATGCCGGCCAGACCCGCAAGTCCGGCGAGCCTTACATCACCCATCCGGTCGCCGTGGCCGGCGTACTCGCCGAACTCGGCCTGGACATGGAATCGCTGATCGCCGCGATCCTGCACGACACCATCGAAGATACGCCGCTGACCCGCGAAGAGCTGGCCTCGGAGTTCGGCGAAGCGGTGGCCGAGCTGGTCGATGGCGTCACCAAGCTGGACAAACTCAAGTTCCGCGACCGCCAGGAAGCGGCGGCGGAAAGCTTCCGCAAGATGCTGCTGGCGATGTCGCGCGACTTGCGCGTGATCATGATCAAGCTGGCCGACCGCCTGCACAACATGCGCACGCTGGGCGCGCAGAGCAGCGAGGCGCGCAGCCGCATCGCGCGCGAAACGCTGGAAATCTATGCGCCCATCGCACAGCGCCTGGGAATGAGCCTGATCAAGTCCGAGTTGCAGAACCTGGGCTTCCGCGCACTGTATCCATGGCGTCACGCCATCATCGAAAAGCACATCCGCAGCCAGCCGGTGGTGCGGCGCGAATCGATGGCGCAGGTGGAAGTGCAGCTGTCGCAGCGGCTGGCCAAGGAAGGGCTTGAACATCGGCTGGTCAGTCGCATCAAGACGCCCTGGAGCATCTATTCGAAGATGCACGAAGAGAACAAATCCTTCGATCAGGTGATGGATGTGTTCGGCTTCCGTCTGGTGGTGCGTTCGGTGGCCGATTGCTATCACGCCCTCGGCGCGGTGCATGCCACGTTCAAGCCGCTGGACGGGCGCTTTCGCGATTTCATCGCGATCCCGAAGGCCAACGGCTACCAGTCGCTGCACACCGTGTTGTTCGGTCCTTACGGCTCGCCGATCGAAGTACAGATCCGCACCGAAGAGATGGACCTGATCGCCGAACGCGGCGTGGCCGCGCACTGGACCTACAAGGTCGGTTCCACATCGCCCAACAGCGCGCAGAGCCGCGCGCACGACTGGATCGTGGAGTTGATCGATTCGCAGCGCGCCGCCGGCTCGTCGCTGGAGTTTCTGGACAACGTCAAGGTCGATCTGTTCCCGGACGAGGTTTACCTGTTCACGCCCAAGGGCAAGATCCTGGCATTGCCGCGCAATTCCACC includes:
- the gmk gene encoding guanylate kinase, whose translation is MRGTLYIVAAPSGAGKSSIVNATLARDPKIALSISFTSRAPRPGERHAEHYHFVSADEFQGMIEAGDFFEYALVHGDWKGTARQSVEPQLAAGHDVLLEIDWQGARQVRQKVPDAVSVFILPPSRQALDERMRKRGQDSEDVMAQRLAAAREEMLHFEEFDYVIINETFETAVSEMCAIFTASRLRRQAQQQRHAGLIQALLD
- the rpoZ gene encoding DNA-directed RNA polymerase subunit omega, with amino-acid sequence MARITVEDCLEVVNNRFELVMMASKRARQLANGVQPLIENADASDKPTVMALREIAARRIDNALIDEVEKAERERAEREALEWAAAEVVADEDMSKNDD
- a CDS encoding RelA/SpoT family protein, translated to MNPGPTAQATVVTSSSPDPAIPDYVLHLERAASYLPKEQLPILRRAWEVGATAHAGQTRKSGEPYITHPVAVAGVLAELGLDMESLIAAILHDTIEDTPLTREELASEFGEAVAELVDGVTKLDKLKFRDRQEAAAESFRKMLLAMSRDLRVIMIKLADRLHNMRTLGAQSSEARSRIARETLEIYAPIAQRLGMSLIKSELQNLGFRALYPWRHAIIEKHIRSQPVVRRESMAQVEVQLSQRLAKEGLEHRLVSRIKTPWSIYSKMHEENKSFDQVMDVFGFRLVVRSVADCYHALGAVHATFKPLDGRFRDFIAIPKANGYQSLHTVLFGPYGSPIEVQIRTEEMDLIAERGVAAHWTYKVGSTSPNSAQSRAHDWIVELIDSQRAAGSSLEFLDNVKVDLFPDEVYLFTPKGKILALPRNSTALDFAYAVHTDVGNRAVASRVDKKLVPLRTKLVSGQAVEIITARSATPKPQWLEFVVSSKARTAIRHQLKQLEHEDAVQLGHRMLDRALEAMDSSLERLPKGRLDAFLSEHRYPRLEALLADVALGNWMPNQAAQALMAYAELRGGGHSKHSHEKILIDGSERGVISFANCCQPIPGDEIMGYHTAGKGIVVHRLDCTNLAELRKSPERWVPIDWDSGVTGDYDTALVVEVENRTGVLAQLAAAIAQSQSNIERVDYLDRDFNAAVLRFNIQVRDRRHLAEVMRRLRRLHVVQSVGRQ